Proteins encoded within one genomic window of Haloplanus vescus:
- a CDS encoding tyrosine-type recombinase/integrase — MSDTVDDPVGYFLQDMTYHGKTDRTRAAYERVLRKFESFLAAERGATPATAEHRDCMAWIHRLRGTVAESTVATYAAYLHRFYAYMTQVGTFDSNPMTLVVEEMDERINTDPARREISIPQMREFVTSVAHPLDRALLLTLLKTGVRVGELCNLDLRDLSIPVTRDTLDVSVRPQLDGRGDALFVAADRAVGDEIDGEERTAANKRKRATVVPVDDELRRALSRWLAIRPDPARANPLFVSTRDGWGERVTPHAVHHVVESHARERGWHRDGGGAEENVTPHYFRHFFTTHLRDRTGDRGIVKYLRGDVASDIIDTYTHDWGDRVRITYEENIYKLT, encoded by the coding sequence ATGAGCGACACCGTCGACGACCCCGTGGGCTACTTCCTGCAAGACATGACCTACCACGGGAAGACCGACCGCACCCGCGCCGCCTACGAGCGCGTCCTCCGGAAGTTCGAGTCGTTCCTCGCGGCCGAGCGCGGAGCGACCCCCGCCACCGCAGAGCACCGCGACTGCATGGCGTGGATTCACCGCCTCCGAGGCACCGTCGCCGAGAGCACCGTCGCCACCTACGCCGCCTACCTCCACCGATTCTACGCCTACATGACCCAAGTCGGAACCTTCGACTCCAACCCCATGACGCTCGTCGTCGAGGAGATGGACGAGCGAATCAACACCGACCCGGCGCGACGCGAAATCTCGATTCCCCAGATGCGAGAGTTCGTCACGTCGGTGGCGCATCCCCTCGACCGCGCACTCCTTCTGACGCTGCTCAAAACCGGAGTACGCGTGGGCGAACTCTGCAATCTCGACCTTCGAGACCTCTCGATTCCGGTGACGCGCGACACACTCGACGTGTCCGTCCGCCCGCAGCTCGACGGACGCGGGGACGCACTGTTCGTCGCCGCCGACCGCGCCGTCGGCGACGAAATCGACGGCGAAGAGCGGACGGCGGCGAACAAGCGCAAGCGAGCGACGGTCGTCCCCGTCGACGACGAACTCCGCCGCGCGCTGAGTCGCTGGCTGGCGATTCGTCCGGACCCCGCCCGTGCGAACCCCCTCTTCGTGAGCACGCGCGACGGGTGGGGCGAACGCGTCACGCCACACGCCGTCCACCACGTCGTCGAATCCCACGCGCGCGAACGCGGGTGGCACCGCGACGGCGGCGGCGCGGAAGAGAACGTCACACCCCACTACTTCCGGCACTTCTTCACGACCCACCTCCGGGACCGAACCGGGGACCGAGGCATTGTGAAGTACCTCCGCGGCGACGTGGCGAGCGACATCATCGACACCTACACCCACGACTGGGGTGACCGAGTGCGGATTACCTACGAAGAAAACATCTACAAATTGACGTGA
- a CDS encoding helix-turn-helix domain-containing protein, whose amino-acid sequence MASGLRIDLNVSDPGTCPVARVSGESDTPARSVSRASIPDSEGRIAEEFTVGASATVPESGVSEVASYDSHTVYRFRRSREQPCVCERVETFGYPVSDVHATDGSLAITFHAPDLDAVQAIVSDLRERFGGIELRKLTEVDGDSTDLVFVDRSRLTARQREVVRAAYDMGYFEHPKRSNAGEVASELDVSRATFREHLAAAQRKLLDAILNA is encoded by the coding sequence ATGGCGTCTGGACTGCGCATCGACCTCAACGTGAGTGACCCTGGGACGTGCCCCGTGGCGCGCGTCTCGGGCGAGTCCGACACGCCGGCCAGGTCGGTTTCGCGCGCTTCGATTCCGGACTCGGAGGGGCGAATCGCCGAGGAGTTCACCGTCGGCGCCTCCGCGACGGTTCCCGAGAGCGGCGTCTCCGAAGTCGCGTCCTACGACTCACACACCGTCTATCGCTTCCGCCGGTCCCGAGAACAGCCGTGTGTCTGTGAGCGCGTCGAGACGTTCGGCTACCCCGTCTCCGACGTTCACGCCACCGACGGCTCGCTCGCCATCACCTTCCACGCCCCGGACCTCGACGCCGTGCAGGCCATCGTCTCGGACCTCCGGGAGCGCTTCGGCGGCATCGAACTCCGGAAACTCACCGAAGTCGACGGCGACAGCACCGACCTCGTGTTCGTCGACCGGAGTCGGCTCACCGCCCGCCAGCGCGAAGTCGTCCGGGCGGCCTACGACATGGGCTACTTCGAACACCCGAAGCGGTCGAACGCCGGCGAGGTGGCGAGCGAACTCGACGTGTCGCGTGCCACGTTCCGAGAACACCTCGCTGCCGCCCAGCGGAAACTGCTCGATGCGATTCTGAACGCCTGA
- the cysK gene encoding cysteine synthase A, giving the protein MHVAADSTELIGQTPLVRLSSVAENVVGKLESFNPNQSVKDRVGVALIERAREEGHLDSDTTIIEPTSGNTGIGLAFTAAAKGNDVILTMPESMSEERRQLLGAFGAEIVLTPADAGMDGAIERAQSLADEMDNTFVPQQFANGANPWIHRQTTGPEIWEDTDGEVDIVVAGVGTGGTITGVSEYIKEEQGKDGLQSVAVEPAESAVLSGEDAGSHGIQGIGAGFVPDVLRQELLDDVVTVTRDDAVDMARHLATEEGILVGMSGGAAVDAAAQVADRVSSEELIVVILPDTGERYLSTDLF; this is encoded by the coding sequence ATGCACGTCGCAGCCGATAGCACCGAACTCATCGGCCAGACGCCGCTGGTCCGACTCAGTTCGGTGGCCGAGAACGTTGTCGGAAAGCTCGAATCGTTCAACCCGAACCAGTCGGTGAAAGACCGCGTCGGGGTCGCGCTAATCGAACGCGCACGCGAGGAGGGACACCTCGATAGCGACACCACCATCATCGAACCGACGAGCGGCAACACCGGCATCGGCCTCGCCTTCACCGCCGCTGCGAAGGGCAACGACGTAATCCTCACCATGCCCGAGTCGATGAGCGAGGAACGCCGCCAACTCCTCGGCGCCTTCGGCGCCGAAATCGTCTTGACGCCCGCCGATGCGGGGATGGACGGCGCCATCGAACGCGCGCAGTCGCTGGCGGACGAGATGGACAACACCTTCGTCCCCCAGCAGTTCGCCAACGGTGCGAACCCGTGGATTCACCGCCAGACGACCGGCCCGGAGATATGGGAGGACACCGACGGCGAGGTGGACATCGTCGTCGCCGGGGTGGGCACCGGCGGGACCATCACCGGCGTCTCCGAGTACATCAAAGAGGAACAGGGCAAAGACGGCCTCCAGTCCGTCGCGGTCGAACCCGCCGAATCGGCCGTGCTGTCCGGGGAGGACGCGGGGTCGCACGGCATTCAGGGCATCGGCGCCGGGTTCGTCCCCGACGTGCTCCGACAGGAGTTGCTCGACGACGTGGTGACCGTCACTCGCGACGACGCCGTCGATATGGCTCGCCACCTCGCCACGGAGGAGGGGATTCTGGTCGGCATGTCCGGCGGCGCCGCCGTCGACGCCGCAGCACAGGTTGCCGACCGCGTCTCTTCGGAGGAGCTGATCGTCGTCATCCTCCCCGACACCGGCGAGCGCTACCTCTCGACCGACCTCTTCTGA
- a CDS encoding DUF7521 family protein encodes MNATTVVVALKTLTLALGGSITFYAFKASRRTGSDSLRALALGFGTITLGALLAGIVDQLLPLDHHLALVVESLCTTLGFAVILVSLYVD; translated from the coding sequence ATGAACGCGACGACAGTCGTCGTCGCCCTCAAGACGCTGACCCTCGCTCTCGGAGGGTCCATCACGTTCTACGCGTTCAAGGCCTCTCGGCGAACCGGGTCGGACTCGCTCCGAGCGCTGGCGCTCGGGTTCGGCACCATCACGCTCGGCGCGCTCCTCGCCGGCATCGTCGACCAACTGCTACCGCTCGACCACCATCTGGCGCTCGTCGTTGAGAGCCTCTGTACGACGCTCGGGTTCGCCGTCATCCTCGTCTCGCTGTACGTCGATTGA
- a CDS encoding winged helix-turn-helix domain-containing protein — protein sequence MTINVSHSDRSREEAMGDPFAPDPPDLQDVLDALDDTACHTIIEHLERPMTAAELSEACDIPESTMYRKLDLLSDASLVDEQIEVRSNGQHTTRYTRNFDAVRIELDEDRTIDLDIERRSQSPDEQLVELWSDVRSET from the coding sequence ATGACTATCAACGTCTCTCACTCCGACCGCTCTCGCGAGGAAGCCATGGGTGACCCGTTCGCCCCGGACCCACCCGACCTCCAGGACGTACTGGACGCACTCGACGACACCGCGTGTCACACGATCATCGAGCATCTCGAACGCCCGATGACGGCGGCCGAACTCTCCGAGGCCTGTGACATCCCGGAGTCGACGATGTACCGCAAGCTCGACCTCCTCAGCGACGCGTCGCTGGTCGACGAACAGATCGAAGTCCGGTCGAACGGGCAACACACCACGAGATACACGCGCAACTTCGATGCGGTCCGCATCGAACTCGACGAGGACCGCACCATTGACCTCGATATCGAGCGCCGGTCGCAGTCGCCGGACGAACAGCTGGTCGAACTCTGGTCGGACGTGCGTAGCGAGACATGA
- a CDS encoding helix-turn-helix domain-containing protein: protein MPQANLTVTIPEGVWIGDVSRRYPDASIRILAALADDDAGVGLTEITAPDLQDVVADIQSSDSVTELEVLQRYEDTVLVQFETTMPLLLFPVQGSGVPLTMPFTIEDGEAEWELTAPQHRLSELGEQLEAFDIPFTVNEVHQRIEPEQLLTDRQLRLVTAAVEHEYYDTPRGCSLTELADELDFAKSTCSETLHRAEGKIVKQFVENADEATIESTHP, encoded by the coding sequence ATGCCCCAAGCCAACCTCACCGTCACGATTCCGGAGGGAGTATGGATCGGTGACGTCTCCCGACGCTACCCGGACGCGAGCATTCGCATCCTGGCGGCGCTCGCGGACGACGACGCCGGCGTGGGACTCACCGAAATCACTGCCCCGGACCTACAGGACGTCGTCGCCGACATCCAGTCCAGCGACTCGGTGACCGAACTCGAGGTGTTACAGCGGTACGAGGACACGGTGCTCGTCCAGTTCGAGACGACGATGCCCCTGCTCCTCTTCCCGGTACAGGGGTCGGGCGTCCCGCTCACGATGCCGTTCACCATCGAGGACGGCGAAGCCGAGTGGGAGCTCACCGCCCCGCAGCATCGACTGTCCGAACTCGGCGAGCAACTCGAGGCGTTCGACATCCCGTTCACGGTCAACGAGGTACACCAGCGCATCGAACCCGAGCAACTGCTGACCGACCGGCAGCTGCGACTCGTGACCGCCGCCGTCGAACACGAGTACTACGACACGCCGCGAGGCTGTTCGCTCACGGAACTCGCGGACGAGTTGGATTTCGCCAAATCGACGTGTAGCGAGACGCTGCACCGCGCGGAAGGCAAAATCGTCAAGCAGTTCGTCGAGAACGCCGACGAGGCGACCATCGAATCGACGCATCCATGA
- a CDS encoding DUF2249 domain-containing protein encodes MSASTADDVQELDAREIEGEPFSDIQDALRTLPAGETLVLVNSFEPEPLYDVLEQRGFEYETTQVAADEWRVSITHA; translated from the coding sequence ATGAGCGCCAGTACCGCTGACGACGTTCAGGAACTCGACGCTCGCGAAATCGAGGGGGAACCGTTCAGCGACATCCAAGACGCGCTCCGAACGCTGCCGGCGGGCGAGACGCTCGTCCTCGTCAACAGTTTCGAACCCGAACCGCTGTACGACGTGCTCGAACAGCGGGGATTCGAGTACGAGACGACGCAGGTGGCAGCGGACGAGTGGCGCGTGTCGATTACCCACGCGTGA
- a CDS encoding DUF2249 domain-containing protein, whose amino-acid sequence MPGPTIDVRELPPSQRHPKIHNAFDDLESGEELTLINDHDPKPLFYEMQAEVDAFDPEGYNVERQHEDKFVATFPKK is encoded by the coding sequence ATGCCAGGACCGACCATCGACGTCCGTGAACTGCCACCCTCGCAGCGCCATCCGAAGATTCACAACGCGTTTGACGACCTGGAGAGCGGTGAGGAGCTGACGCTAATCAACGACCACGACCCGAAACCGCTGTTCTACGAGATGCAGGCCGAAGTCGACGCGTTCGACCCCGAAGGCTACAACGTCGAACGACAGCACGAAGACAAGTTCGTCGCAACGTTCCCCAAGAAGTAG
- the hemG gene encoding protoporphyrinogen oxidase: MTVGIVGGGITGLALQHYLSAEGVESVVFDAASEPGGVIDSRRVEGRVLDFGPQRTRLSPPLDSLVDSLGLRDELREADDGPLYVYRDGARRRVPFTPREAVETDLLSWRGKLRLLAEPLTGPPRDQETIETFLTRTLGREAAQYLVGPLYAGVYASHPDEMRVKHSFGRALDAHDVSGSLLVAAAKAALRGADLPPAVTFDDGMQTLPEALYAAHRDRVHLDTPVEAVRDAAEGFRLETPSRSVPVSTVILTTPAATTAGLLDSVAPETAQALAQLTYNSLVVVHLAAEATLDGAGHQVQYDEDYRTLGVTYNASLFGRDGVYTCYLGGSRYPDLLDESTATLRRLAESEFREMTGVDARALTVRRRPNVMPAYDTSWDALDDVATPPGIHLCANYESRAGLPGRVRQAKGVATRVAAVATGDRMAV; this comes from the coding sequence ATGACAGTCGGCATCGTCGGCGGCGGCATCACGGGCTTGGCGCTGCAGCACTACCTCTCGGCAGAGGGCGTCGAGAGCGTCGTCTTCGACGCCGCGTCCGAACCCGGCGGCGTCATCGACAGTCGTCGCGTCGAGGGGCGCGTCCTCGATTTCGGCCCGCAGCGAACCCGGCTCTCGCCGCCGCTCGACTCGCTGGTCGACTCGCTGGGCCTGCGCGACGAACTCCGCGAGGCCGACGACGGCCCCCTGTACGTGTATCGGGACGGCGCGCGCCGCCGCGTCCCGTTCACGCCCCGGGAGGCCGTCGAGACGGACCTCCTCTCGTGGCGGGGCAAACTCCGCCTGTTGGCGGAACCGTTGACGGGGCCGCCACGCGACCAGGAGACGATAGAGACGTTTCTGACGCGCACGCTCGGGCGCGAGGCCGCGCAGTATCTCGTTGGCCCGCTCTACGCCGGCGTCTACGCCTCTCACCCCGACGAGATGCGGGTGAAACACTCCTTCGGGCGCGCGCTCGACGCCCACGACGTGTCCGGGAGCCTCCTCGTCGCGGCCGCGAAGGCGGCGCTCCGCGGGGCGGACCTGCCGCCGGCCGTCACGTTCGACGACGGCATGCAGACGCTCCCCGAGGCACTCTACGCGGCCCACCGGGACCGGGTCCACCTCGACACGCCGGTCGAAGCGGTTCGCGACGCGGCCGAGGGGTTCCGACTGGAGACGCCGTCTCGGTCGGTCCCGGTGTCGACGGTGATTCTGACGACGCCCGCCGCGACCACCGCCGGCCTCCTCGACAGCGTCGCGCCCGAGACGGCGCAGGCGCTGGCCCAGCTGACGTACAACTCGCTGGTCGTCGTTCACCTCGCCGCGGAGGCGACACTCGACGGGGCGGGCCATCAGGTCCAGTACGACGAGGACTACCGGACGCTCGGAGTCACGTACAACGCGAGTCTGTTCGGACGCGACGGCGTCTACACCTGTTATCTGGGTGGGTCGCGGTATCCGGACTTGCTCGACGAATCCACCGCGACCCTCCGCCGTCTCGCGGAGAGCGAGTTCCGCGAGATGACGGGCGTCGACGCCCGCGCGTTGACCGTGCGCCGGCGCCCGAACGTGATGCCCGCCTACGACACGTCGTGGGACGCCCTCGACGACGTGGCGACGCCTCCGGGAATCCATCTGTGTGCGAACTACGAGTCACGCGCGGGGCTCCCGGGGCGAGTTCGGCAGGCGAAAGGAGTGGCGACGCGAGTGGCAGCAGTCGCGACCGGCGACCGCATGGCAGTGTGA
- a CDS encoding plastocyanin/azurin family copper-binding protein produces the protein MNEHYSRRRFLALTGAASGVALAGCSSGSGGGSGGGGGSEATETGDSGGGSGSGGSGSWTETSTVEMTDELAFAPKQIQVSAGTTVTWENVGAVAHSVTAYEGEIPDGATYFASGGAESEQAANDAYPDQGSIAQGETYEHTFETTGTYEYYCIPHEMSGMVGSIKVV, from the coding sequence ATGAACGAGCACTATTCGCGTCGGCGCTTTCTAGCGCTTACAGGCGCAGCGAGCGGGGTCGCACTTGCCGGCTGTTCGTCGGGGTCCGGCGGCGGCAGCGGAGGCGGTGGCGGTTCCGAGGCCACTGAGACCGGCGATTCCGGCGGCGGTTCCGGGAGCGGTGGCTCCGGGTCGTGGACCGAGACCAGCACGGTCGAAATGACGGACGAACTGGCGTTCGCGCCCAAGCAGATCCAGGTGTCCGCGGGGACGACCGTCACCTGGGAGAACGTCGGCGCCGTCGCACACTCGGTGACGGCCTACGAGGGCGAGATTCCCGACGGGGCGACGTACTTCGCGTCCGGTGGCGCCGAGAGCGAGCAGGCAGCCAACGACGCCTACCCCGACCAAGGGTCCATCGCACAGGGCGAAACGTACGAACACACGTTCGAGACGACCGGCACCTACGAGTACTACTGCATCCCGCACGAGATGAGCGGGATGGTCGGCTCCATCAAGGTGGTTTGA
- the nosZ gene encoding TAT-dependent nitrous-oxide reductase codes for MTNTPSDSDDDVLDPDALVERHEKELQDLLAEVDEPTPSDDSPSLNLAGLELDRRDFMKAGAATGVMSGLAGCTGSLMNGGQSGSNQQSSGGSTPEHLVEPGEHDEYYGFWSGGQSGEIRVMGIPSMRVLMRIPVFNKDASRGYGYDDETRQMLEDAGDYTWGDNHHPVLSETDGDYDGEYLWVNDKANGRLARVNLTYFETDAITDVPNMQAIHGCTVQSPDTKYIFGNGEFRTPLPNDGRDVHSPENYESLFAAINPETMETEWQVKVDGNLDIVDTDKDGRWAISSAYNSEEAVEVSGMTHDDRDYVKAFDVPAIEQAVENGNYEEVNGVPIVDGTQESSLNQGDNPIVRYIPTPKSPHCVEVEPNGDYAMVAGKLSPTVTMLDIDALDESSDPEDVVAGRPKVGLGPLHTTFDGNGHAYTSLFIDSQAVKWDIEAAVEAENNSTEPILEKQDVHYNPGHIQAVEAMTTDPDGEWLVSLNKLSKDRFLPVGPIHPDNDQLIHIGQGEKEMELVADHPAYPEPHDCVFAHKDKLDPATTWDKSDYRTDKEFVTQQNSGVERTGEQSVDVKMSSMRSEYGLSEFTVKEGDEVTLTVTNIEGVRDIIHGLAIPEYDIHLAIAPQDTQKVTFTADKPGVYWFYCTYFCSALHLEMRSRMIVEPRDG; via the coding sequence ATGACCAACACGCCATCCGACTCGGACGACGACGTGCTCGACCCCGACGCACTGGTCGAGCGACACGAGAAAGAACTCCAAGACCTCCTCGCGGAGGTCGACGAGCCGACGCCGAGCGACGACTCCCCGTCCCTGAACCTCGCCGGTCTCGAACTCGACCGGCGTGACTTCATGAAAGCGGGCGCAGCGACCGGTGTGATGTCCGGGCTCGCGGGCTGTACCGGGAGCCTGATGAACGGCGGTCAGAGCGGGTCCAACCAGCAGTCCTCGGGCGGGTCGACGCCGGAGCACTTGGTCGAACCCGGCGAACACGACGAGTACTACGGCTTCTGGTCCGGCGGTCAGTCCGGCGAAATCCGCGTCATGGGCATCCCGTCGATGCGCGTCCTGATGCGCATCCCCGTGTTCAACAAGGACGCTTCGCGGGGCTACGGGTACGACGACGAAACCCGGCAGATGCTGGAGGACGCCGGCGACTACACGTGGGGCGACAACCACCACCCGGTGCTCTCCGAGACGGACGGCGACTACGACGGCGAGTACCTCTGGGTGAACGACAAGGCGAACGGGCGACTCGCCCGCGTGAACCTCACGTACTTCGAGACGGACGCCATCACCGACGTGCCGAACATGCAGGCCATCCACGGGTGTACCGTCCAGAGTCCCGACACGAAGTACATCTTCGGCAACGGCGAGTTCCGGACGCCGCTCCCGAATGACGGTCGTGACGTGCACTCGCCCGAGAACTACGAGTCGCTGTTCGCGGCCATCAACCCCGAGACGATGGAGACGGAGTGGCAGGTGAAAGTCGACGGCAACCTCGACATCGTCGACACCGACAAGGACGGCCGCTGGGCCATCTCCTCGGCGTACAACTCCGAGGAGGCCGTCGAAGTCTCGGGGATGACCCACGACGACCGCGACTACGTGAAGGCCTTCGACGTGCCGGCCATCGAGCAAGCCGTCGAGAACGGCAACTACGAGGAGGTCAACGGCGTCCCCATCGTCGACGGGACCCAAGAGAGCTCCCTCAATCAGGGCGACAACCCCATCGTGCGATACATCCCGACGCCGAAGAGCCCCCACTGTGTCGAAGTGGAGCCAAACGGCGATTACGCGATGGTCGCCGGCAAGCTGTCGCCGACGGTCACCATGCTGGATATCGACGCGCTCGACGAGTCCAGCGACCCCGAGGACGTCGTCGCCGGCCGTCCGAAGGTCGGTCTCGGCCCGCTTCACACGACTTTCGACGGCAACGGCCACGCGTACACCTCGCTGTTCATCGACTCGCAGGCGGTCAAGTGGGACATCGAGGCCGCCGTCGAGGCGGAGAACAACTCGACGGAGCCGATCCTCGAGAAGCAGGACGTCCACTACAACCCCGGCCACATTCAGGCCGTGGAGGCGATGACGACGGACCCAGACGGCGAGTGGCTCGTCTCGCTGAACAAGCTCTCCAAGGATCGGTTCCTGCCGGTCGGCCCCATTCACCCGGACAACGACCAGCTCATCCACATCGGGCAGGGCGAGAAGGAGATGGAGTTGGTCGCGGATCACCCGGCGTATCCGGAGCCACACGACTGCGTCTTCGCGCACAAGGACAAACTCGACCCGGCGACGACGTGGGACAAGTCCGACTACCGGACCGACAAGGAGTTCGTCACCCAGCAGAACTCCGGCGTCGAGCGCACGGGCGAGCAGTCCGTGGACGTGAAGATGTCGTCGATGCGCTCCGAGTACGGCCTCAGCGAGTTCACCGTCAAGGAGGGCGACGAAGTCACGCTCACGGTGACGAACATCGAGGGCGTCCGTGACATCATCCACGGACTGGCCATCCCCGAGTACGACATCCACCTCGCCATCGCGCCCCAGGACACCCAGAAAGTCACGTTCACCGCGGACAAGCCTGGCGTGTACTGGTTCTACTGCACGTACTTCTGCAGCGCACTCCACCTCGAGATGCGCTCGCGGATGATCGTGGAGCCACGCGATGGCTGA
- the nosD gene encoding nitrous oxide reductase family maturation protein NosD, translating into MPGRFERGFAVATVVLLVTSVGAAVAAPSAPVEETDRIAFDASVPAEYDFAAPPSDGYATVGGDRYDTLASALDAAAPGDTIRVVGEVSGPVTVETRGVSIVGASPSEAVVSGDGEGTVLTVNASDVTVRHVWVRNAGYSTADNDAAVWLNGANATVDGVRVTNTTFGVWVNGATSATIRDTTIVGRESISRLSNRGNGIQLWEAHDAVLENNSITDVRDGIYFSWSSDVVARNNTMWDLRYGVHYMYSDDCRLANNTAFDNDVGYALMLSDRLEVVNNTAVNNTGSSGHGILVKSVDHTRIAGNDLVGNENGLFVYNSLDNTIAHNLVLENDVGVHLTGGSVRERGYGNSFIRNDEAMKAVIGEQVAWNDSERGNYWSDANAVDVDHDGVSDVRFQADGALDRLTRQQPAASVFASSPAFDAVRLGIQSVPLIETPGVVDHHPLVSPPHENWRRYYE; encoded by the coding sequence ATGCCCGGACGGTTCGAGCGCGGATTCGCCGTCGCAACGGTCGTACTCCTCGTGACGAGCGTCGGCGCCGCCGTCGCGGCACCGAGTGCGCCAGTCGAGGAGACCGACCGAATCGCGTTCGACGCCTCGGTACCGGCAGAGTACGACTTCGCCGCGCCGCCGAGCGACGGGTACGCGACGGTCGGGGGCGACCGCTACGACACGCTCGCGTCGGCACTCGACGCCGCCGCGCCCGGTGACACCATCCGGGTCGTCGGCGAGGTGTCGGGGCCGGTGACCGTCGAGACGCGGGGCGTCAGCATCGTCGGCGCGTCGCCGAGCGAAGCGGTCGTCTCCGGCGACGGCGAGGGGACGGTGCTGACGGTGAACGCCTCCGACGTGACGGTGCGGCACGTCTGGGTGCGGAACGCGGGCTACAGCACCGCCGACAACGACGCCGCGGTGTGGCTCAACGGCGCGAACGCCACCGTCGACGGCGTCCGCGTCACCAACACGACGTTCGGCGTCTGGGTCAACGGCGCCACGTCCGCGACGATTCGTGACACGACCATCGTCGGCCGGGAGTCCATCAGTCGCCTCTCGAACCGCGGGAACGGCATCCAGCTCTGGGAGGCCCACGACGCCGTCCTCGAGAACAACTCCATCACGGACGTCCGCGACGGCATCTACTTCTCGTGGAGTTCCGACGTGGTGGCCCGGAACAACACGATGTGGGACCTCCGCTACGGCGTCCACTACATGTACTCCGACGACTGTCGACTCGCCAACAACACGGCGTTCGACAACGACGTAGGATACGCGCTGATGCTCTCGGACCGCCTCGAAGTCGTCAACAACACGGCGGTGAACAACACCGGCAGTAGCGGCCACGGGATTCTGGTCAAGAGCGTCGACCACACCCGCATCGCCGGAAACGACCTCGTCGGGAACGAGAATGGACTGTTCGTCTACAACTCCCTCGACAACACGATTGCGCACAACCTCGTGCTCGAAAACGACGTTGGTGTCCACCTCACCGGGGGGAGCGTCCGCGAACGCGGCTACGGCAACTCGTTCATCCGCAACGACGAAGCGATGAAGGCCGTCATCGGCGAACAGGTCGCCTGGAACGACAGCGAGCGTGGCAACTACTGGTCGGACGCCAACGCGGTCGACGTGGACCACGACGGCGTCAGCGACGTTCGGTTCCAGGCCGACGGCGCACTCGACCGCCTCACGCGACAGCAGCCGGCAGCGTCCGTCTTCGCGTCGAGTCCCGCCTTCGACGCCGTGCGTCTGGGGATACAGTCCGTCCCCCTCATCGAGACGCCGGGCGTCGTCGACCACCACCCGCTGGTCAGCCCCCCACACGAGAACTGGAGGCGTTACTATGAGTGA